In the Manis javanica isolate MJ-LG chromosome 14, MJ_LKY, whole genome shotgun sequence genome, one interval contains:
- the LOC140845966 gene encoding uncharacterized protein isoform X2 — protein sequence MSNARMTHYQTLLLNRDRVEFAPPAILNPATLLPDLEKEVLHTCQEILAEETGTRQDLQDQPLGGTRLLTWYTDGSSYIIDGKRMAGAAVVDDDRVVWASGLPTGTSAQRAELIALTQALKMAEVNVSKNQAISGKRLRGDRPGTYWEVDFTEIKPAKYRYKYLLVFLDTFSGWTEAFPTKTETAQTVSKKILEEIFPRFGIPKVIGSDNGPAFVAQVTSLGGCAERGVGLHQGSLSARRPLGASPVPGGRPSLREKAPDRKPRATVEGTFHRPPDYSHSCKSGRRLFLDTRFTSKEGTPGPGLASNSD from the exons atgtcgaatgccagaatgactcactaccaaaccttactcctgaatcgtgatcgagtagagtttgccccccctgccatcctaaacccggccactctgctccccgatttggagaaagaagtgcttcacacctgccaggaaattctggctgaagagacaggaacccgccaggacttgcaagatcagcccttagggggaacgagactcctgacttggtatacagacgggagcagttacatcatagatggtaagagaatggccggagctgcagtagtagatgatgaccgagttgtatgggccagtggactcccaacgggcacctctgcacagcgagcagaactcatcgccctgactcaggccctaaagatggcagaag taaacgtgagcaaaaatcaagcaatatccgggaaaagacttcgaggagatcgcccaggaacttattgggaagttgacttcactgaaattaagcctgctaagtatagatacaagtaccttctagtttttctagacacattttcaggatggacagaggcattccccaccaaaactgaaacagctcagacggtgtctaaaaaaatccttgaagaaatatttcccaggtttgggattccaaaggtaatcggctccgacaacggccctgcttttgttgcccag gttacgagccttggaggctgtgcagaaagaggtgtgggcctccatcaaggaagcctatcagccagaagacctctcggtgcctcaccagttccaggtgggagacccagtctacgtgagaaggcaccggacaggaaacctcgagccacggtggaagggacctttcatcgtcctcctgactactcccacagctgtaaaagtggacggcgtctcttcctggatacacgcttcacatctaaagaaggcacccccggacccggactggcaagtaactcggactga
- the LOC140845966 gene encoding uncharacterized protein isoform X1, whose product MSNARMTHYQTLLLNRDRVEFAPPAILNPATLLPDLEKEVLHTCQEILAEETGTRQDLQDQPLGGTRLLTWYTDGSSYIIDGKRMAGAAVVDDDRVVWASGLPTGTSAQRAELIALTQALKMAEGKRLNVYTDSRYAFATAHIHGAIYRQRGLLTSAGKDVKNKQEILDLLEAIHRPKEVAIMHCPGHQKDDSPIARGNRRADQAAKQAAQGMNILPLQVCPEATHIESFQYTPEDLVCINKLGFKNSSPQEIYKSEKGKVVLPRKEAEEYLRQLHQLTHLGAKNLKTLVRDSPYHIIGLGKLADEIVKNCVPCQLVNVSKNQAISGKRLRGDRPGTYWEVDFTEIKPAKYRYKYLLVFLDTFSGWTEAFPTKTETAQTVSKKILEEIFPRFGIPKVIGSDNGPAFVAQVTSLGGCAERGVGLHQGSLSARRPLGASPVPGGRPSLREKAPDRKPRATVEGTFHRPPDYSHSCKSGRRLFLDTRFTSKEGTPGPGLASNSD is encoded by the exons atgtcgaatgccagaatgactcactaccaaaccttactcctgaatcgtgatcgagtagagtttgccccccctgccatcctaaacccggccactctgctccccgatttggagaaagaagtgcttcacacctgccaggaaattctggctgaagagacaggaacccgccaggacttgcaagatcagcccttagggggaacgagactcctgacttggtatacagacgggagcagttacatcatagatggtaagagaatggccggagctgcagtagtagatgatgaccgagttgtatgggccagtggactcccaacgggcacctctgcacagcgagcagaactcatcgccctgactcaggccctaaagatggcagaaggtaagagacttaacgtctacactgacagcagatacgcctttgccactgctcatatacacggggctatttatagacagagagggctgttaacttctgccgggaaagatgttaaaaacaaacaagaaattttagatttgctggaagccatccataggcctaaagaagtagcaataatgcattgccctggacaccagaaagatgactctccaatagctcgaggaaatcggagagcagaccaagccgcaaagcaagcggctcagggaatgaacattttgccccttcaGGTGTGTCCAGAAGCCACTCACATcgagagcttccagtacacacctgaagatctcgtttgtataaacaaattagggttcaaaaattcctcaccccaagagatatacaagtctgaaaaagggaaagttgtcctgccccggaaagaggcagaagaatacttaaggcaattacatcaactgacacatttgggagcaaaaaacctaaagactttagttcgagactccccttatcatattattggattaggaaaattagctgacgagattgtaaaaaattgtgttccctgtcaattagtaaacgtgagcaaaaatcaagcaatatccgggaaaagacttcgaggagatcgcccaggaacttattgggaagttgacttcactgaaattaagcctgctaagtatagatacaagtaccttctagtttttctagacacattttcaggatggacagaggcattccccaccaaaactgaaacagctcagacggtgtctaaaaaaatccttgaagaaatatttcccaggtttgggattccaaaggtaatcggctccgacaacggccctgcttttgttgcccag gttacgagccttggaggctgtgcagaaagaggtgtgggcctccatcaaggaagcctatcagccagaagacctctcggtgcctcaccagttccaggtgggagacccagtctacgtgagaaggcaccggacaggaaacctcgagccacggtggaagggacctttcatcgtcctcctgactactcccacagctgtaaaagtggacggcgtctcttcctggatacacgcttcacatctaaagaaggcacccccggacccggactggcaagtaactcggactga